A genomic region of Alnus glutinosa chromosome 11, dhAlnGlut1.1, whole genome shotgun sequence contains the following coding sequences:
- the LOC133881314 gene encoding UPF0481 protein At3g47200-like produces MGESAITKIQEERSAWIINVNETSESQREPKSLSGNECQSEEVDREANSSIENEHQDRVLANDITQMLESSEPPISRKYCYIYRVPHDVRKLNKEAYTPQIISIGPFHHGHKRLEPMKKLKVRYFKIFVQKAVLNVEKLVSTVRNMEGDVRRCYAETSEISSDNYVKMILLDVSFIIVRFLIFKHAEWGHYQESTVFSEQLLEDMLLLENQLPFFVIEELYNFAFASSSNYPSFTQLTFEFFAFYNPQKMSPHPNLRIMHFVDLIRTFFLPPSERLQEIKRGEKVRHLYSVSQLDEAGVKFKVGSSKCLFDLKFTNGVLEIPCFRIYRDTDSFVRNLVGLEQCHYLSDAYITDYFRVMDFLIDTPKDVDLLVRKGILINWLGDSNAVATLSNNLCKRIFISDTNSNYCRLCNDLNTFYEDRRQRWKVILRRDYFSNPWRTTTTIAAIILLVLTFTQTICSIISLL; encoded by the coding sequence atgggAGAATCGGCAATTAcaaaaattcaagaagaaagaagtgcttggataatAAATGTGAATGAAACTTCcgaaagtcaaagggaaccaAAGAGTCTAAGTGGAaatgaatgtcaaagtgaagaagtTGATAGAGAAGCAAATTCTTCAATCGAAAATGAACATCAAGACAGAGTGTTGGCAAATGACATCACACAAATGCTAGAGAGTTCGGAGCCTCCCATATCACGCAAATATTGTTATATTTACAGGGTTCCACATGATGTTCGCAAATTGAACAAAGAAGCCTACACTCCTCAAATTATATCAATAGGGCCTTTTCACCATGGCCATAAAAGATTGGAACCCATGAAAAAGCTTAAAGTGAGATATTTCAAGATATTTGTGCAAAAGGCTGTGCTAAACGTGGAGAAGTTAGTAAGCACCGTAAGAAATATGGAAGGAGATGTCCGTCGTTGTTATGCAGAGACTAGCGAAATTAGCAGTGACAATTATGTTAAAATGATCCTGCTAGATGTAAGTTTCATCATTGTGCGATTCCTGATATTCAAGCATGCAGAATGGGGGCATTACCAAGAGTCTACAGTATTTTCAGAACAATTGCTTGAAGACATGTTGTTgcttgaaaatcaacttcctttctttgttaTTGAGGAATTATACAACTTTGCATTTGCATCTTCTTCAAATTACCCTTCCTTCACCCAGCTTACCTTTGAATTCTTTGCATTTTACAACCCCCAAAAAATGTCTCCTCATCCCAATTTGAGAATAATGCACTTCGTTGATTTGATAAGAACCTTTTTTCTGCCTCCATCAGAAAGGCTACAAGAAATAAAGCGTGGCGAAAAAGTTAGGCATTTGTACAGTGTGAGCCAGTTGGATGAGGCAGGAGTGAAGTTTAAAGTGGGCTCAAGCAAATGCTTATTTGACTTAAAATTCACAAATGGAGTGCTAGAAATACCATGCTTTAGAATATACCGTGATACGGATTCTTTTGTTCGGAACCTCGTGGGCTTGGAGCAATGTCACTATTTGTCTGATGCTTATATTACCGATTATTTTAGAGTAATGGATTTCCTTATCGACACTCCCAAAGATGTGGATTTACTTGTGCGAAAAGGGATTCTAATTAATTGGCTAGGCGACAGCAACGCAGTGGCAACTTTGAGCAACAATCTCTGCAAACGTATTTTTATTTCAGACACCAACTCCAATTATTGTCGTCTTTGTAACGATTTGAATACATTCTATGAGGATCGTCGGCAAAGATGGAAGGTTATTTTGAGACGTGATTATTTTAGCAATCCTTGGAGAACTACTACCACCATAGCTGCTATTATCTTGCTGGTGCTCACCTTCACACAAACTATATGCTCCATAATCTCATTATTATAG